In Nonlabens agnitus, the DNA window CCATCGCCACACCAGGCAAAATTACTGATGTTTACACAATACAGATTGCTAACAAAGGCCAGTTGGAACAACGAGAGTTTGTAGACTCCTTGATTCACGTGTTTTCAGAAAATGGGTTGATCAATTAAGCACTTATGACACCTAAGGGAATAAGACCATTTATAGGTTCTGATGATTTTGAGCAATCAAAGGATTTCTATCGCCTTATAGGCTTTACTGAAAACTGGAGCTCCACAACGATGAGTTACTTTGATTTAGGTGGCTTTGGCTTTTACTTGCAGGATGCACATGTAGAGGACTGGATCAATAACAGCATGCTCTTTCTAGAGATAGAGGACTTGGAAAAGA includes these proteins:
- a CDS encoding VOC family protein, translating into MTPKGIRPFIGSDDFEQSKDFYRLIGFTENWSSTTMSYFDLGGFGFYLQDAHVEDWINNSMLFLEIEDLEKTLEHFKSLDLPSKFKKVRLSEIVHNDWGSEFFLHDPSGILWHIGRFAK